The genomic stretch TCTCCGCACCAGCCGCCGCCGAAGAGCCCGAAGCCGCTGCCCTGCCGTCGACTCCGCAGACAGCCCCCAAGCCCACGGACGCACCCACGGCCCCCACGCTCCCGCCGCTGGGGCCCGACACCCGTCTGTATTTCGCCAACATCAACTTCCTGCGTTGGAACCCGCTGGGCATGGAGACCCAGAACCGGCTCATCCTCCAGAAGCGGATGTTCGACGGCGAGTCCATGTTGACGCGCGACAACTTCGTCAACGGCGCGTTCGCCATCAAGGCCAACCCGGCCTCGGTGAAGATTGGCCCCGTCTTCGAGATTCAGCCGCTGGCCATCTTCAACCTGCGGGCGACCTATGAGTACGTCCGGTACTTCGGCACCTTCGGGTTCCTCCAGTCGTACAACAACCCGATGTTGGACTTCTCCGACGACGCGCGAGACCTGACGGAGGGCGACGCGTACAGCACCTCCGGTCACCACTACATGGTGGAGCCCACGCTCCAGGCGCGCTTTGGCTCGTTCGTGGTGCGGAGCAAGGCGTCCATCGAGTACTGGAACGTGGCGCTGCGCGAGGGCAACGGTGCGTCCTTCTACGACGCGCTGCTGGACACGCTCATCCCCGGCCGGGGCTGGGTGTTCACCAATGACACCGACCTGATGATGCTGACGACGCCGCAGCTCACGCTGGGGGCCCGCTTCAGCGGTGTGTGGCCGCGCTACCAGGATGGCTCGGGTGGAGCGCAGAACGTGGACAACAGCCACACGCGCATCGGCCCCATGATGGCGTACGCCCTGAACACGCGCGAGGGCTCGTCGTTCAACCGGCCGACGATCCTGCTGAACTTCGCGTGGTACCTGAACCACCCGAACCGTGGCGGCGCCCTGCCCTACATGATGGGCGCCTTCGCCTTCACGTCCGACTTCCTGGGCGGCTAGGCGGAGGACTTCCGCCGGGCGTCACGTCTTGGAGACGCCCGGCGTTGAAGCAAGGATGGGCCCGCGAAGGCGCCCGTCCGAATCAGTGAGAGTCGTGGGGCCCGTGGGCGTGGCCGTGCTCCAGCTCCTCGGCCGTCGCGGCGCGGACGTCCCGCACGGTGACCTCGAAGTGCAGCGTCTTGCCGGCCAGCGGGTGGTTGAAGTCCACCAGCACGGAGTCGGCCTTCACTTCCTTGATGAAGAAGTCCACCTCGTCCCCATCCGGGTCGGTGGCGCTGAGCACGCCGCCCGCCACCAGCTCCAGGCCCTCCGGGAACTCCGTCTTCGGGACTTCCTCGATGCCTTCCGGGTCGTAGTCGCCGTAGCCCTCGTCGGGACCCACCGTCACCTGGAGGGTGTCACCACGCGCCTTGCCCTCGAGCG from Myxococcus xanthus encodes the following:
- a CDS encoding FKBP-type peptidyl-prolyl cis-trans isomerase; this encodes MKITKDSVVSIDFRLHLGDGKAVDESEPGEPLVYLQGHEEIVPGLEKALEGKARGDTLQVTVGPDEGYGDYDPEGIEEVPKTEFPEGLELVAGGVLSATDPDGDEVDFFIKEVKADSVLVDFNHPLAGKTLHFEVTVRDVRAATAEELEHGHAHGPHDSH